GGGTTTTCCCAATGGGAGAATTCATATACCTCACGACGTGATCACGACACCATCCTTCAAGTAGATTAACATTCTAAAACTGTGTTTGAGAGAATCCCATGTTAAATATTTTCGATTGTCTAGTAACTTGGATGCATGTTTGATGTTGTCCTTAACAGATAGTTCTGCATAAGAACGATTTGCATGGGTCAAAGGATGAAGATGGATGTATTCTGCCAACATTAGTGTATATGGCTCGTGAAAAGAGACCTCAGTATCATAGCCACTATAAAGCCGGAGCTATAAATTCATTGGTAGCATACTTAATTACAACCCTTTcatttcttaaagaaaaatcTGCATGGAGCATGCATCTCAATGTATGTTATAAAAACCTCTAACTTAAAAATATGCGTAAGCAACTTAATTAGATTTACTTCAGCTAAAACAGATAATTCTATCCACCCAATGAATCTCACGGGGTTAAAACTTTGTTTGGTACTACAAAAGAAATAGCAAACAAGTAATATGACCgtattattttcaaatcatatagaatcataatattttgccaaccattattttaataattatttatgttataataaaataataacataaatatttaaattaatcagataattttttaaatattttcgtGAAATTGTGGTATGTAAAATAAGAAttgttaaaacataattattccACAGTTGGTGAATGACTCGTATGATATTGTATAAGTTATTTACATTGACACATGAATGTCAATGATACATTTTTCTATACATAAGTATTGCCTAATCATGTGGGTCAGTACTTTACGAAATATTATTCAGTCCTTgaatataacattattttctttgaCCAAAATGTAGCTAAGAATATCGTCAAAGATTAGCAGAGGGAAAATCATTCTATTTCTGGATTGTGACATGTATTCAACAAATTCACAATCGGTGAGAGATGTTCTATGTTTTTTCATGGATGAGCATAAAGGCCAAAGAATTGGTTATGTGCAATTGCCacaatattttgacaacattggTCAGAATGATCTGTACGGGAATGCTCTATCAGAAACTATGCAGGTGAGTTAGATCTTTTTTGAAtgatcatatataattttagtgaaaatcatatatataataataatttctttactTCAGGAATAAAAAAGCAACTGTAATCacaatgaatatatattaataatttcacaCTATCTCTATCACTTTGAAGATACACCTCCATGGTGAAGATGGTCTGGGTGGCCCTTTGTGCATTGGAACTTGTTGCTTTTTCAGAAGAGATGCTCTTTGTGGGAAGAAGTTTAATaatcaagaagaaaatggtTGCAATGATGAGAgcgagaaagaagtggttgaagTAAACATGCAAAgaatagaagaagaaggaaaagctTTAGCAAGTTGCACCTATGAGAAAAATACTCTGTGGGGGAAAAAGGTGATTCATTCGTCTCTTTTTCTACTTTGCAATCAAATAAGTATACTAATATAACGAATGGAAAATGTctctttaacaatttttttttgatatttttttaacaacaacCTATGGGATAGCGTGTGATTAGTCTGTTTCAAATATACGaactaataaaatagtgacacatcatctattataaaaaaaattgttaaaaaaagttgttaaaatattatgattctGAACGAATTTATGTTAATTCAGATTGGTCAAGTATATGGATGTCTTGTGGAGGATGTGATAACAGGGTTTCGGATACATTCACAGGGATGGAAATCAGTGTGTTACAATCCTCCAAGAAAGTGTTTTTTAGGTGTTGCACCAACCAACTTGCTTCATACACTTGTTCAACAGAAGAGATGGGCACAAGGTGACTTACAAATTTTGTTATCTGAGTTCAGACCAACATGGTACGGTGATGGAAAGATCAATTTATTCCTACTATTGGCATATGAGTACACTATGTGTTTTGCAACCATTTCCTTGCCAATACTATATTACTCCATCATCCCTTCACTTTATCTCCTTAAGGGCATTCCCTTGTTTCCAAAGGTAATAAACACCTCCTTTTCTCAgtaagaaaaatatactttgaCACCCATaattcttttacatttatttgatactatcttttcttattttttattttcttctttttcgaAAAGAGTAATAATATCATGATAcacttttacattaatttaacataaagataaaatgatcataaaagtataaacttttatttttgaaaaatgacaccttaattttttacattcatttgacactaccctcctttactttttattctctcctttcttgaaaaaaatacaaaaatttacatttttataactattttacccTTGTACTCtctgtcaaatgaatgtaaaagtgtttTATGCTACCattactctttatttttttaagaaagaagaaaataaaaagtaaagataatattaaatgaatgtaaaaaatttaggtgtgccaaaccattatttttctttcgaaaaactacaaaaattaagtcttttaagattattttaccCTTATTATATGTGTCACCCTTATTATATGTGTGAAATGAATGTCAATGTGTGTCATGTTACCTTTAATTTCTCACTAAATactaatatatttgaatattttctcTAAATGACATATGTGGTTTGGACAGATGTCAAGCTCATGGTTGATACCATTCGTGTATGTCATTGTGGGGGAAACTATTTATAGTTTGGTTCAAAGTTTGAGTATGGGAGGATCAATCCAAGGTTGGTGGAATGCTATAAGAATATGGTTGTACTTGAAAACAAGTGCCTTTTTCTTTGCCTTCGTAGACGGCATCTTGGGATTCTTTGGATATTCAAATTCATCCTTTGTAGTCACAGCAAAGACCATAGAAGATGATGCTGCACAACGTTACGAGAAAGAGATCATGGAGTTTGGAAGCTCTTCTCCTTATTTCACTGTTCTAGCAACACTTGCATTGCTCAATCTGTTTTGTTTGCTTTCAACTTTAAAGGATTTTGTCCTTGCCAAAAGTGCTTTTGCTGGAGAGAAAATGGCACTACAAGTTCTTTTGTGTGGAGTTTTGGTTGTCATCAATTCTCCCATATACCAAGCCATTTTTCTGAGGAAAGATAAAGGTAGAATTCCAACCTCTCTATCTGTTAAGTCTACTGCATTGGCTTTCACTGCATGTGTCTTCTTCAAACTGTTCAATTGAGTAAATTGATGCAGTCTTTGCACTTCATTATTTTCCAACTATGTTTAGCTTTGCAttcaaataaatgtattttattatgaGATTAAATGTTTATTCcatgttatttctttattctttcatacttatCTCTCCATAATCAACATAACACCAAATCAAAgacaaatgaatatatattaagaatacGAGAACCAGAATTTCGATAGAAATTTGCTTGCTTTGTAAAAAGTATCCATTTATAACTTCTTAATTACTGACATtcttcaaagaaaataaatcatGTTAACATGGATTTATTGACAATATCTTGACATGATATACACGTCATTTTTTATTGAGTTTAAATAATCAacacaacaaataattaataaaataaattaatgataaaattatatttgcattaaaatgttattaaaaaatctgtttcaaaatattattggtcatagtaaaatatatacaaacaaaTGTAATATGTGTTTTACATTTGGGCTTGAGAATGTAATCATGATGTTATTTCAGTAAACATATACTTAAAAGTCAAGTATAAGGTTTCCTTGCATCTCCTCGTAATATTTGTACATAGctgaaattaattacttttaatttaaatcatgaggattttttacaatattttaaacacttgtttattttattattggcaaatattatcttaCTGACTTGGATATCCGTCATTCAATGGTTTCTTGGGAccttataaaagtataatatatcATCTTCAACATTTAGATTGGtcccaaatttcaaatttcaaatgaaaaattaaaatatttaattttactctagtttgagaaatattactAAAGAACTTTTAGTGTTTGCAAAAAGCAAGACATCAGAGTAtctaaaaaatttacaaattttccACTTAAAATTCAAATCTCTATCTTTTGGGCATAACTATATATTAATAGAAAAGTAAAGAGAAAATGTAATAGTAAAGATGATTGTGATATATAACTGAAGAATGACAACAACCAACACAAGTAAATGTTAGATACAAACCAAAGAAGTGAGAAATATTATCAGAGATTGATGGTAAAACATATGCAGTATtaccattaaaattattttgatattttgttgtttgtttctaCAATTAAGGTGAAAACTAAATAGTGTGATAGATTTGCTTagcatatttataaatatataacttttaactaatttgagattttttttttctctagtcCAATTTTTTGGTTAGATAATTCTCTatccattttcaaattcactaataaacatattaaatttgtgctaaaaatatatataataaatattttgaacaaaagtaatttatttttaattgattactattcaaaattaaaatacgatttcaaaaataaaaatacaataaataattttaatagaaactttctttgtaaataaatatgttaCTTTATTAGTgtttataagaatttttttttctgtaactttagagtaaaaaacatttttacaatatCATATCCAagcaatttaataattaattttaattgaaaaaagcGTTTGTTATAATGTTAATCAAACATTAATTTGATTGTTATTGAAGGtgagtttttcaaaaatagtATAACactattttatatacaaaataaaaaaaaaacttaacaaatattttgtagacagaataaaaataaacataaaatttagaAACTGATATATTAAGATGTTTGAAGTtgcatttaaaagaaaaatagaaagtgtTAAGTAAAAGTAcatttatgaaatattattgtagTAAAGTCAaagaactttttaattatggtaagaaaattataaattaggtAAAATGAGGTTTCACGGTCAAACATAAACtttacacatatacatatatttattacctaaaaatgaaaatggtcTTTAAAACACATACTATCTTGGCCACTGTGAAACCCTGAATAATTAGCAAAGATAATTTTTGACACCTCACCACTTATGCACGCCACATCATTTCTCAGCCATTAAAACCCACTCCCAACTCTGATACATATCTCTGCTGTACATTAAAAAACGCACCATGTCACACGCGCAGGGTTTTAAAAGCACACCAAACTCTGCATGCACGCAtgccacttgtcacgttggaagtTTCTGAAATCAGAGTGGGGGTGCAGGTGTCCGAAAATGAGACGCTCGTTCGTCTGGAAATGGAAGGAACAAAAGAGATTTTTCGAAAACCCTTCCACTCACCTgcaccattcatcttcttcctcagagCCTTTCAtattctccaacttctctctagaaaccctaaacttctctctactgtaatcCTCACGTTTCTCCTCCGATCACATtttcagcaccgtaggaacgtcCGCTGAACTGAGAGCTATCCACTGGACCGAACAACTTCAAGAACTGAAACTAGTAAGTCCCCTTTCCGTAATTCGTCCTTAGGTTTCTGGAAAACTAGGATTTGTAGTTGCATGCAAGCATGTATTCTAAGTGTTTTGTATTCCTTGGTTAGAGTTTGTTTTGGAAGAGTCAAGAACATAAGAAAAACGTAGTTGGACGAAGCCACTTTTGCATCTAGGACAAGTTTGGTTgccaatccgggtaagggaagcttatatgtttaatttatacctGTATGTTGTATGATCTGAATTGCCTGTAAGAAAAGTATGATGTTTGAGTTGTTATGAACGTTCACTGATATCAGATATGATTTCTGGTTTGTTTGAACTGCATGTTGGTTTGATATGTATGAATGATGGATGAAGATTGTAATATATGAGTTATTAATGTGATAATGTTGAACGTGAATTTACTGGAATGaatgttataaagtttataaattgaaaatcctATGAATTATAAAGTATAAGTTTAAATGTTGAAATCTGAGATCTATTCTGGTTGAAGAATCTGAAACTTAAATCATTCCCctttgataaatgacgctcgtcaccGTACGGTCTTATATCGTTCGGTTTTCCTGGAAATAACTTAGAATAGAATTCTTTCAATTGGAAAGAACTCCgctcgagaacgagcgtccccatttgaatgtctgagcgttcggttcagctCAGCTGTATATAAATACCTTGAACTTTAAAATacgtagcgctcggtcttataccaagcgttcgtccaaaagagCGTTCAGTCTTGtaccgaacgttcgtcttgaatatcgttcggtcttataccgaacgttcgtcctaagtagcgttcggtcttataccgaacgttcgttctaaatagcgctcggtcttataccaagcgttcgtccaaagagtGCTCGGTCacataccaagcgctcgtaatATTGAATAACCACTTggataaaatagcgttcgttccaACCATTCAATATTCATCCTcttacgttcgttcaaatactgGCATCAGTCTTTCATATGTAAAATTCTTCAAAGAAAATTCAAAGTACTATTGACCATCCTTTGTACATTAAATCTGGTCCAAGATCTATATTCtgaaatttttctaagtatcCTTACACCTTCAATAAGAGTCCGTTCATTTAATTGACCAAACAGAGTGTCACGTTCGTCCAATCCAGTACTttatttggacgttcgtcctaattcttcaaaggactgaacgttcgtccttttgTACTCTTTAAGTTAAAGATGAgaatgatgataaattataaggAATTACAGTGCGAACACTATATTAAGTGATTttacgattatggaatttgaacgagcgttccaaggaggaacgtttCAGATGTGCTAactattaaatttggtaaagtatgaacatGGATAAGTTAGGAATCgcggtccatcctgatattctgtgatactcatcttcacgtagaagggggtagtcatgtgtgggaatggcaagAGGTTCTTCGTTCATCGCTTAGTATGGGcgacggactaacctcgagtggcagctgtttaggtatatcccggctactacaccactcgggtgcaaggacgcttgtaactacatggttcatacagtccggacggtctgtcttatttatacatatttctaTGTTATGCTATGTTAAGTTACATATTGTATGTGTAAATTGAATTGTTAAAATGTATGTGTtaattgtatgaattaaatattataagtttacccttgcatttccattgtgttgtctcctgtctatgtacgttcgtcttgtcttgcaatgatcatccgtgtggatgtgagcagatggtggtgcatctcttgaagaaatactagaagaagaaaatttggaagatgcaaatctggtcgaagttgaagtaaaggccgagccttagagcgctcgtagaTGTTAGGCTGTAAATGTTAGCTCGTTTTGGACGTTCAGTTAAtccttttgtaaaaccgttcgttccgCTTTATTCCCTGTTACTTTGATACGCTCGTTAGTTTGTACTGACGCCGTTCGGTTTTGAACCCTTGAGTGCTGTTAATATTAAAGACTGTTTATtatactgttaattgtaattaattctgatttatggtaattactatattttgggatgttacagtcaCTCTCTTCGTTACCATAATAATGCAATAATAGACTGGTccttaataatttaaacatattcATTACGGTTTAAGGCGTTTGTGTCATTtctaataaagttttaaattattatgccatttatagttgttttattttatgtatatttatgtGACTAttagttttgtt
This window of the Vigna angularis cultivar LongXiaoDou No.4 chromosome 7, ASM1680809v1, whole genome shotgun sequence genome carries:
- the LOC108336488 gene encoding cellulose synthase-like protein E1 isoform X1, translating into MRSGEQQSLFETRKDRTRHIRRLYTVSVFVATCFVWAFRLTHIPANGEARQWAWFSLFLAELWSGIYWLFYQVLRWNMVFRTTFPNILSERYESRLPGVDIFVFTADAVVEPPLMVINTVLSVMAYDYPAQKLSVYVSDDGCSEITFYALLEASSFAKHWVPFCKRFKLEPRSPAAFFNNTHASTKSHDHIYVKHLATIRKLYEEMKRRVEDATKLGVPSEARSKHNGFSQWENSYTSRRDHDTILQIVLHKNDLHGSKDEDGCILPTLVYMAREKRPQYHSHYKAGAINSLLRISSKISRGKIILFLDCDMYSTNSQSVRDVLCFFMDEHKGQRIGYVQLPQYFDNIGQNDLYGNALSETMQIHLHGEDGLGGPLCIGTCCFFRRDALCGKKFNNQEENGCNDESEKEVVEVNMQRIEEEGKALASCTYEKNTLWGKKIGQVYGCLVEDVITGFRIHSQGWKSVCYNPPRKCFLGVAPTNLLHTLVQQKRWAQGDLQILLSEFRPTWYGDGKINLFLLLAYEYTMCFATISLPILYYSIIPSLYLLKGIPLFPKMSSSWLIPFVYVIVGETIYSLVQSLSMGGSIQGWWNAIRIWLYLKTSAFFFAFVDGILGFFGYSNSSFVVTAKTIEDDAAQRYEKEIMEFGSSSPYFTVLATLALLNLFCLLSTLKDFVLAKSAFAGEKMALQVLLCGVLVVINSPIYQAIFLRKDKGRIPTSLSVKSTALAFTACVFFKLFN
- the LOC108336488 gene encoding cellulose synthase-like protein E1 isoform X3, which translates into the protein MRSGEQQSLFETRKDRTRHIRRLYTVSVFVATCFVWAFRLTHIPANGEARQWAWFSLFLAELWSGIYWLFYQVLRWNMVFRTTFPNILSERYESRLPGVDIFVFTADAVVEPPLMVINTVLSVMAYDYPAQKLSVYVSDDGCSEITFYALLEASSFAKHWVPFCKRFKLEPRSPAAFFNNTHASTKSHDHIYVKHLATIRKLYEEMKRRVEDATKLGVPSEARSKHNGFSQWENSYTSRRDHDTILQIVLHKNDLHGSKDEDGCILPTLVYMAREKRPQYHSHYKAGAINSLLRISSKISRGKIILFLDCDMYSTNSQSVRDVLCFFMDEHKGQRIGYVQLPQYFDNIGQNDLYGNALSETMQIHLHGEDGLGGPLCIGTCCFFRRDALCGKKFNNQEENGCNDESEKEVVEVNMQRIEEEGKALASCTYEKNTLWGKKGWKSVCYNPPRKCFLGVAPTNLLHTLVQQKRWAQGDLQILLSEFRPTWYGDGKINLFLLLAYEYTMCFATISLPILYYSIIPSLYLLKGIPLFPKMSSSWLIPFVYVIVGETIYSLVQSLSMGGSIQGWWNAIRIWLYLKTSAFFFAFVDGILGFFGYSNSSFVVTAKTIEDDAAQRYEKEIMEFGSSSPYFTVLATLALLNLFCLLSTLKDFVLAKSAFAGEKMALQVLLCGVLVVINSPIYQAIFLRKDKGRIPTSLSVKSTALAFTACVFFKLFN